The genome window gcaagcaacttctcatatagtaattcaactatattactctctttactataaaaacctcttttatatacgcttatatcccctatattcatatattcttgcttctatatgaatattcactttttatattctttataagaatatcccgcattacctcgttaaagctatacgtgctagaagtattattaatatatcttatattaaaaagggtattattaatattaataaaataaatagggttatattaatataacgccttagcttctttttatagcttaaggataattattttaaatagtattaaaaattattaaaaagctcttttaaatactttaatatatttattactatttcaataataataaaactcttagcatttatatataaaaataagttacttattttcaaataataatactagcttattaataagttattaaaattacgattttagtaattttgtAACGAGAGAGAGGGTAGAATAGAAGAAAGGATAGgtaaaaaaagggttaaagttaaatagtgcggaattcgagggtagggtagcgtctatatatactgtAGCAATCCTCTAGTAATGCAAAACGATGGAGTTAAACAGTGGCATTGCGCGTATCTGCATCAGGAACCCGGCCCAAGGAGAGAAGGCCCTTGCCTGCCCTGACCCCATGGCAGCTCCTGTCCCTGTGGTGATCGGAATATTCTATATTTTTTTCTACCTCATGACCAGCCGGTTCTAATTTTCTAGACTTGTCCTTTCATGGTCCCTCGGTGATCGGCTTTTTCCAAGATCCCTCCCGAGAGTGCCTTCACCTCAGACCGCCCGTCCGTCTTCAGAGTGCCCCCAATATGCGCCGGGGGTCGGTTTCTCGGCTTCGCATCCGTGACACATGCGACACCTGTGAGGCGTTGTTATTCGGCGGCTCGGCGGTACCTACTGGTAACATGTTAACCGTTTTTACGAACCTCGCAGCACACCAACGAAGACTCATCCATGGATGTTGATGGTTTTTGCCTGCTTCGGCCGCGGCCCGATCTCCACAAGGCCGATGACTCTTTTAATTCCTCGCGCCTCTTGAAAAATCTTTTCTTTCGGTTCAGGCTCTTCATTCCGCCGACGGTAACCAGGGCATACCCGTCCACAAGGTCAACGAACGCCAATGCGCGCCAGATGATTCGACAATGCACCTCTTGTCTAGGCCGGGACGAACGAGTCAAGCCTGCTAGGAAACAAAAGCACACCAGTCCCAAGTCGTCTTCGCCCTCCTTCAGGCTTCAACATATGAACAACAGATTACCTATTACCTCTGAAGGTTGAACGCACATCCGACGGCCCACCAAAAGAAAACCTCGTCGCTCACCGGCTTCTACGAGCCGCGAGGTCTAGCTCTCTGTCAGCTTCCGGCAAGTAGGAGTCAAGACGGGGGTTACGATGGAGTGATGGACAGGAACAGACGGAGCTTTGCTCTCCATCTTCCCCAACTGCCCACTAGCCCGAGACTCACTTCCAGAGCACATGCCGAGACGTACCTTAACTGGCCTGCCTTCGTCCCGCCCTTCCGCCCTACGAACACCGCCGCATCTCCGGTCCCAGACCGACGAGCCCAGCTGCCCCAGCACAGTGGCGTGGTTGCTGATGTGTTGCACCTGCAGCATGAAAACGGCCACTGTTCCGTCACATTACCGGCTTCGAATCGGTCCCACACTGACGAGGCTTGGAGGCGCTCTTGCAGATGACAGGCTGCTGCTGATGGAGCCCTTTATCCAGGCACGCTGCAAAAGAGGACCGCCTTCCAGGGGCACCAGGTGGGAAAATCTCCATTGGCATGGCCCTGGCATTGTCTAGATCTGGGCCTGCATTTCGTCGCAACCAGCTGGCCTCCACCGACGGAGCTAAAGCATCTGCCACTGGGACCCGTTACCCGATACCGCACAGCAAGTACCTTCTTGCGCAAGCTTCTTGGAGGAACCGTCGCATTATAGGACAGGCAAGGAACTGCCTACGACACGCTTCACTGACAATGAGGAGGAAGACGTGTAAGCCTTTCAGTCTCGACAGATTTGTCGATCTCGATTGCGAAGCTTCGAGAGACTTTGAACCATCTCTTCCCCACCGATGTGCTGGCTTTGCCGCTTGCATATCAGTTCTAGACCGCTGATCGCACATTTGACTTCGGAACCACCTTGTCAACTATCCCCCAATCCTGTGGTTCAGCACGACACAATGAGACTTTCCCCTCACACCATCTCAATTCGACATACAAAGTTCTGGCGGGCCATGATCCAATCCGCCCGGCGACTTACTCAAGCAGGCGTGCAACAATTGGCATTTTGTCATAATCTCTTGGTTCTACATCAATTCTTCCCTTCCGAATCCTCAGACAACGGCCAGACAGCTAGTCGTTTCGGTCTCCCACGGACGGTTGGCGTACTCGCACTATCGTGCGCAAGTAGAAGCGTGAGAACGGACTTCGCCTCAAAACGAGACATATATTCAACGTCACTGCTCAATTGGAACTTCTGGGGCGCATGAAGCATCCCTTCAGGCGTGCCATGTTCCGACCACGCGGCGCTAGTGTATGAATGTTTTTTTTGTCACCGTGCTCTGCCTTTGCTTGGCGGTTGAGATTCTCATCGTACAGTGCCTCCTGTCTGCTATGATAACGTCGCCTCGTCTCGATCCTCTAATAATTGTACATGAGCACGCTCTTCTTCGTTTGAGATGGTATACAAGTGGATGCTTTCTTTCCGCGCCTGACTCCGTTTTTATACGTGGTTGAAAATAGACTGTTGTAGGACACGTGCTCTATGGCACGACGTTGATACCAATGGACTTGCACTGGTAGATGACGGAGCGGCAGATGGCCTCGAGGCTGAGACCCGATAGACGCATTTCCGTCTGCTTGATCTTGGCGATCTCGTATACGTGCTTCAAGCTGACGGTGCCGACCGTCTCCTTTCCGGGGTTGGTTGCGCCCTTCCGCTTGCCCTTCTTGCCGACCGGCACCTCGGCGGCGTTGAGAAGAAGCCAAGATGTGTGAGGTGTGCGGATGTCAAAGTGGAATGATCGGTCGCCTCGGACAGTGACTCGACAAGGCATCGGCGTGCCGGTGATGATGTGTGCTGTCCTTGCATTGAACTCCTATCGATTGAGCAAAGACACGTTAGCATTGATCTCAACCATGGCATAACCAACCCCTTAAAAGCACAGATGTTGGGCAGAGAGTGGCATGTGTTGCTTCATCAGAGTCCCAAGGGCAAGTCTCACCTTGCAAAAATCCATCGACTTGACACCCTTGCTACCCAGCGCAGGGCCAACAGGCGGACTCGGGCTGGCCTGCCCGGCGCCCACGATGAGCTTCACGACCTGGTCGGCAACTGTCGCTCCTCTCTTGGACATGGTGACGGATATACAGACGAGTCTGCTCGTTGGGGAAAAGGGGGGTGATGGGTGGGTGGTGATGGGCAGGTATATTGCACAGCGCGACAGACAACCAAGCTTCAATCAATCAGACCTGATGCTGCACCTTTTCGGAGGTGGAAAATTTAGGAGCCTTGAAGCACCAGCCACGCGCCAAAGGTCCAAGCGACCGGGATGCTCGGGGGAGCGCAGGATCCACCCTGGTCGCATTAGCCACAGTTTCACCGTCATTGGGTCGTGGGATGACCCCTCGGCCCCTCCGCTGGCTCTTGTTTGGGGCGGTCAACTCAACTTCTTCTCAACTCGGTTTTCCTCTTAAGAACACCACCAAGAAGCTTGTTTCTCTTGTTACCCGTGTATAGACCTGCTGCATTTTACCGCCATCGACGACCACCCTTTATACCCCTCCCGTCTCCATCCGTCGTCACCCGTTCACGCGTCCTGCCGTCAACATGTTCAAGTGGGCGCAACAAAAGTAATTAGTGTTTGCCGTCCCTCAATGTTGTGTCAGCCAAGGCTAACCTTTTGATTCTGCCAGGCTCGCCGATGTGGCAGGTACCCAAGAGCCCATCTACGGCCCAACAGCTATCAGATCCGTCGCCGAAGAGGCCAAGACGACTACCCACACGGAGACCACCAAGGATGACTTGAAATGGATTGCGGCCGACTCGACCTCTGTTGAGACGCAGAGCTTCTACCTCATGGGCGACAACGGACACCTTGGGCTGGCCCAAATCATCTACAGCAACGTTGGGTATGGGATAGCTTCCTTGTCTTTCACACCTGTCTCTTTATGCTGACCCTATGTTCAAACAGTGGCATCCGCACAACATGCCAGTTCAACGCCAAGATCTTCTACCCCAACAAGTCGAAGCCGACGCTCTGGGAGACCACACAGCTCAGCCACTACGAGGTGAGCGAAGACCGGATGTCCTTCTACGCCGATGACTGCGCCGTCGAGCTGTCCGAGGACGGCACCTACTACACGATCAAGAGCATGAACTCGGA of Colletotrichum lupini chromosome 8, complete sequence contains these proteins:
- a CDS encoding 50S ribosomal protein L11 produces the protein MSKRGATVADQVVKLIVGAGQASPSPPVGPALGSKGVKSMDFCKEFNARTAHIITGTPMPCRVTVRGDRSFHFDIRTPHTSWLLLNAAEVPVGKKGKRKGATNPGKETVGTVSLKHVYEIAKIKQTEMRLSGLSLEAICRSVIYQCKSIGINVRIETRRRYHSRQEALYDENLNRQAKAEHGMLHAPQKFQLSSDVEYMSRFEAKSVLTLLLAHDSASTPTNQEIMTKCQLLHACLSKSPGGLDHGPPELCMSN